One window from the genome of Cryptomeria japonica chromosome 6, Sugi_1.0, whole genome shotgun sequence encodes:
- the LOC131067959 gene encoding uncharacterized protein LOC131067959 gives MSMSMALAAYQTPTQGFCAIHTSQCAVRGGTEKVVAYFPIGNMSRCTAFNNHLCLSFVCRMAAGPVHRGKNQCCRVLAFRDVTKKDDSSGAEDPESDTPQISLSSDWRGMKEIKQSSFRTLSRFPGWFSKLQEQKFILRANEILQKPIARLKLLDGDQIVKELREDKFGHHILKLWQNSEVWIKWPLVIFLPWCFAVTILYGIKASSELLPLWLIGPFLMAALIKSSLFFYHLCVQMTTNIVTIGREAPAKCMEAMHNRLLAVQLYRQALEARRDELIVLMRSGKYKEILREKLKEYRVRKTDELYDVIDYWWPKWRQFERFLKKIF, from the exons GGTTTTTGTGCAATACATACTTCTCAATGTGCAGTTAGGGGGGGAACAGAAAAGGTGGTCGCATATTTCCCTATCGGAAACATGAGCAGATGTACTGCATTCAACAATCATCTGTGCCTGAG CTTTGTTTGCCGTATGGCTGCTGGACCTGTTCACAGAGGGAAAAATCAATGTTGTAGGGTTTTAGCATTTCGAGACGTTACTAAAAAAGATGATTCTAGTGGAGCGGAAGATCCAGAATCGGATACTCCTCAAATATCGTTATCCTCTGATTGGAGAGGAATGAAAGAGATCAAACAAAGCTCTTTTCGGACATTATCCAGATTTCCAGGTTGGTTCAGTAAACTGCAAGAGCAGAAATTTATTTTACGAGCTAATGAAATTTTACAAAAGCCAATAGCCAGATTGAAATTGCTAGATGGAGATCAGATTGTGAAGGAACTACGAGAGGACAAATTTGGCCATCACATTCTGAAGTTATGGCAGAATTCTGAAGTATGGATCAAGTGGCCGCTGGTGATATT TCTTCCATGGTGTTTTGCTGTTACAATCCTATATGGAATTAAGGCTTCAAGTGAGCTGCTACCTTTATGGCTTATAGGGCCTTTCTTGATGGCTGCCCTTATCAAGTCATCTCTGTTTTTTTATCATCTCTGTGTCCAAATGACAACCAATATTGTGACTATTGGAAGGGAAGCACCTGCAAAATGCATGGAGGCAATGCACAATCGTTTACTAGCTGTGCAGTTGTACAGGCAAGCTTTAGAGGCCAGAAGGGATGAACTTATAGTCCTCATGAGAAGTGGGAAATACAAAGAAATCTTGAGAGAAAAGCTCAAAGAATATCGAGTACGGAAAACAGATGAATTGTATGATGTTATTGACTATTGGTGGCCCAAGTGGCGTCAATTTGAGCGATTCTTGAAGAAGATATTCTGA